The Glycine soja cultivar W05 chromosome 4, ASM419377v2, whole genome shotgun sequence genomic sequence ATTGATTGTATGCACTAGGAATTGAAAAATTATCCAATTGCGTGGAAAGGTCAATTTTGTTGTGGTGATCATGGTAATCCAACAATTATTCTTGGAGTCGTGGCATCACAAAACTTGTGGATTTGGAATGCATTTTTGGCACTGTGGGTTCAAATAATAACATTAGCGTGTTAAATGCATCTAATGTGTTTGATGAAGTTTTGTCAAGATGCGCGCCTGTGGTGCAATACATAGTGAATGGAACCCAGTATGACATGGGGTACTATCTAGCAGATGACATTTATCCAAAATTTGCTACATTTGTGAAGCCATCTCAATGCCACAAGGACAACAGAGAAAATTATTTGCAAAATGACAAGAATCAACAAGAAAGGATGTAGAACATGCGTTTGGAGTGCTCCAATCTCGATTTGCAATTATACGTGATCTGACACGTTTATGAGATACTCATACAATgaagaatataatttatatatgtatcatATTGCATAACATGATCGTCGAGGACAAACGACACACATATCAAATCAACATATCTCTAAAGGAGAACAAATGTTCATCATAGAGAAAAACACCATCAACTTCAAGTAGATTTGGTTGAACATATTGGAAACGttttagaaaatagaataatgaaaattaattttatgtaacgttatatatttttcatcgttatgtttttctttaatgccattgtgtttaattatttaataactcaaaatttgaattaattattttatttcaaccataattaagtgaaaaataaagaaaatataaaagtgtaagtttaattatttaataattcaaaatttgagttaatcattttatttcaaccataattaagtgaaaataaagaaaatataaaagtgtaagtttaattatttaataattcaaaaaaaaaaactttgagaaGCACAAAACATAacttaagaaattcaaaaatTGCCATTAAAGATGCTTTTAGTAATTACTAATTGTAAAACCTAAATAAATACGCAAATTTGGATGAGTTTGCTGGCATAATTGGAATTCAGAGACTCAACTGTCAGAGAAATCCTGACCCTGCTTACCAATCTTTTGGTACAATCCTCATCAATGACAACATTGTTGTCCTTGACTGTTTAAAGACCATGACTTCATTACCTTTCATTGTGGATACGCCCTCTTCACGCTTAAGGACCTATGCTAGCGCATCGATGGATGTGTTGCTCAACTTATCGTGGCCAAGATCGAGTCTTCCTTTAACATCGTATACATTTCCCAGCACAAAATAATGTGCCTTTGGTGAATAAGTTTTTCAGAAAGAATACGAccattttgtttatttgaagGTTCCAGTTTGGAAAATGATGATCGAACACTCAATGTTGTTTGACACCTAAGataaaaagacagaagacaaaAATATAGTCATATAAGTATGATATGTGATATGATAGAaagagatataaataaaaagatacatGTTAAAGTGTAGGTCATAACAAAGAGGTGTTCAAATATCAATATTTGTTGgagatatacttttgtaactgcataatattttatttttcagtttttaaaataggatttagtaaataagttgatttcctatattttaggagtaagtcagttttaatggattaacctagtcaataagtggttcctcttatctttaaggagcaagttagttttaatattttgttttgctaatattttgttatttaattagtttatcttttgttatttattatatcgCTGTTGAGaataatttgaattagaatagaataattctatttcatctgcatacgtattgtctctcttctctcctctgttttttataatttcctccataaaaccaacaattggtatcgaGAGCCTTATTCTTACGGGACTTGTACCATGGAAGGTGAAGCAAGTTTTTCccacataactcttccaatctttgatggaGAGAATTATGATCTTTGGGAAGTGAAAATGCAATCCTACATGGAGTCTTTGGATTTGTGGGATGCTGTGGAAGaggattatgaaatatatccgctgcctgaaaatcccaccatggcccaaattaaaaatcacaaggaaagaaagatgaagaaggcaaaggcgAGGTCATGTTTGTTCACTGGTGTTTCACAAATGATATTCATCAGAATCATGACTCTTAAATCACCCAAAGCAATTTGGGATTATCTGAAAGAGGAATACGCTGGAGATGATAGAATATGAAGCATGCAAATGCTGAATTTAAGGAGGGAATTTGAGCTTCAAAGGATGCAAGAGTCAgagacaatcaaagaatactcaAACAAATTATTGGGTATTGCCAACAAGATAAAGTTGTTGGGAAGTGATTTTGCTGATTCGAGAATTGTAGAGAAAATTTTGGTAACGGTGCCGGAGAGGTATGAAGCATCTATAGCTTCATTGGAGAACACAAAGGATCTGTCAAAATCACATTGGCAGAAGTGCTACATGCCCTGCAAGCTCAAGAGCAGCGAAGGTTGATGAGGCAAGATCGTGTTGTCGAAGGTGCTTTGCCTGCCAAACATCATAAAGTTGATGAAAgcaaaaaggattttttcaagaagaaCCAACCAGCAAGCAACGAAAATagtgcaaacaaccaaaacaaaggtaaggataaaaagaaaaattatccaccTTGTCAACATTGTGGCAAAAAAGGTCATGCACCTTTCAGATGTTGGAGGAGACCAGATGCAAAATGTAACAAGTGCAACCAGATAGGGCATGAAGCGGTGATCTGCACCAACAAAAATCACCATGATGAGGGAGCTCAGATTGTTAATCAAGAAGAAGAGGACCAACTGTTTGTGGCCACATGCTTCTTGAGTAGTGAATCAAGTAAAAGTTGGTTGATTGATAGTGGTTGTACGAACCACATGACATATGATAAGACTTTATTCAAAGATTTGAAGCCAACTAGTGTCTCAAAGGTTAGAATTGGGAATGATGGCTATATTCctgtaaaaggaaaaggaactaTTGCAATTTCAACGTGTTCAAGTATCAAATTAATATCAGATGTTCTTTATGTACCTAACATTGACCAAAACTTGTTAAGCGTAGGTCAGTTGATTAAAAAGGGATTTAAAGTGTCCTTTGAACATCAACATTGCTTTATCTATGACAATTTTGGCCGGGAAGTTCTAAGggttaaaatgaaaggtaaaagcTTTTCGTTTGATCCAGCAGAGGAGGAGCATACAACCTATTTCACTCAAGTCACACCCACGGAATTCAAGCACAAGAGACTTGATCATTGCCATCTTGAAAGAatgctaaacatgaaaaaaaggaaatatgcaaaagaaaatttgaagaagtttcaaatggaGGAATGCAAATCTGTTAGCACaccaatgaatcaaaaggagaagttcaacaaggaagaaggtgttgataacattgatgaagGATATTATGGAAGCTTGATTGGATGTCTAATGTATCTCACTACAACAAGGCCAAACATTCTATTTGCTCAAAAGAACAAAACtgaaatttttgttgacaatcaagtagccattgctattgcaaacaatcccgtgtgtcatgggaagactaaacatttcaacatcaagttatattatttgataaagatgCAACAAAGTGGTGAAGTGAACTTAATTTATTGTAAGTCTAAAGATCAACTGGCTGGCATGTTTACAAAGTCACTACCTATCAACAAACTTGAACTCAAAGAATTGGAGTTTGCAGTTCCAAaagcaaggaggagtgttggagatatacttttgtaactgcataatattttatttttcagtttttaaaataggatttagtaaataagttgatttcctatattttagcagttttaatggattagcctagtcaataagtggttcctcttatctttaaggagcaaattagttttaatattctgttttgctaatatcttgttatttaattagtttatcttttgttatttattgtatcgctgctgataacaatttgaattagaatagaataattctatttcctctggatacgtattgtctctcttctctcctttgttttttataatttccttcATAAAATCAACAATATTCTTTCAGTTTATTGGCATAATATAGTGGCTCCTTATAATAATCTGTTAATTCTAGAGTGTACCTACACAAACATCTTTGGTTAAAGCTTAGACATATTCACAATAGCGTGATGAGATTTAAACAGGAAATGGAAACGACTTTTTTCCTAGAGTTACAGTGAGCTCCCCTCTCCCTTTTTCAAATCATAAACATTGTCCCTTACTAATCAAGCGATTTTAGGTATGAAACTTTCTCACATTTCCTCCTAATATCTTGGAACAACTTTCTTGAGTGGAATAATATCCACTTAATGCTCAGGAAAAgctaaagatattttaaaattgtattctAATGAATAAATACTCATTTGtggactcaataggacatctAAGAAATTTGCTAATggttctaataaattttttccagAATTTTACATTTCTTTGTAGGAAGAATGTGAGAAAATCCTCTAAAGAGAGGAATTATTGTAGTTCCAAAAGTCAAGTGCAAGTGGCTTAAGCAAAGGGCCATAAATACAAAGTTTTTTTATGGAGTAACTATTGTTAAAAGATGAAATACTTAATGATGCTttccaaaatgaaaatgaatagtGGGTAAATTCTCCTCGAGACCTTGATATCAAGAGAATTACTGGAAAATGAGTAGTGAGCGCTATAGATATGACGCACAGGCTTAGTGAATTGCTGAAAACTTAATGATCTTTATCTTCTCCCACACTCTAGCTCTAATGGTGTATAAACCTTgtgttttttgtaaaaatcttTGGTATATACAGGAAGGCTTCAAAAGTGTTCGTTGTGACTCATGTTCaacttttttgtttgatttctttATTGAGAGAAAACGATCGCTGAAGAcattaaatacaatattaaataTCTTTTACCATTTTGACGTGATAAAACTTTAAGGGTCTTTAGGTTGATAAGTTTGTGCAACATATcttgaaaagtatttttttagtatgaatGAATTCAAGGCTCCAGGGTAAATGATATGTTAGCCATCTTCTACCCATGTTACAAGGAAATGTGAACCTTTTTATGCAAGTTagcatgaaatttattttaggaaGCCTTTTACAATCATAATGCTCATCCTTAAAATGTAACTTGTTTACCAAAGAATTAatgtgaaaaaaattcaaataagtaattaatatatcattaaagtcaaGAGAGTCTAGTTACTTCAGTtgaataaacaaaatcaatataTCACACTATaagattagaaaagaaaaaacagaaaaagaagtTTAACGTAGaagtagataaaaattaatgagttaatttggagagaataaaaaaaaaaagggggggaagtCAAAGACTGAAAACCAACCATAGTACTGTTAAACGCAAAGGCGATGAAACAACAGAAACAAGAGGTAAGGTTGTATCGTATCATCATTCATTCATCCATCCATCTGTGTTCTGTGTGCCATTTCCATTGCCACCACCGATCACTCTCTCACCCACCAACTGATACCAGTAACTTCTTCACCTTCCTTtccttccccaattaaaattaaacaaaaaaaaacgaataaacaaaaaaaactgtcCACTAAGGTTGAGGCACGTCACCCATCCCGCCCTTCCTCTCGCTCATCTCAAATCCATGCTTCTGAATTAGGGTTTCCATTTGGATTTCGCAGTTCTGGTGCCCCCAATTGAGCGacggaaaaggaaaaggaaaaagggaTGAGGATGAGGGTTTGGGGATCCGAGATCGTGTTCGCCCTATTGCTATGTGGGACCCTCTCATGCACTGCTCAAGCTATTCATAATAGGGTTTCtctctccaccaccaccaccaccatctgtCCTGCTCGTTCCCTCCTCGATTTCATCTTAGGGTTTCCAGATTCCACCTGCCCTCTTCCCAATTCTCTTGGATCCATTGCCGTCACCGAGGTAacccctttctttttcttctctctattatataattctaattttcccattacaaatttcaaatattgtCTCTTTGGATTAGAAGCCTCAAGAATTTGAAGTTGACTATGTTTGTCTCCGCTTTTTGTAGCTCTTGTGGAGCTGAAGCGGTGTTTGTGCCAAATTTAGATTGTGTGATGTGGGATTGTGATAACTGTAATATGCTTTTTTATTGAAGCTGTGCATTGGTGATGTGCAGGGAGATGAGGTTTCTTTGCAGAAGGCGCTGAATATGGTTCACAAGAATAATCATGAATATGTGGCTGTGCTCTTCTATGCGTCCTGGTGCCCTTTCTCTCGGGTGTTTAGATCAGTTTTCTCTGTTCTCTCTGCGCTACACCCTTCCATTCCTCATTTTGCCATTGAAGAATCATTGGTTAGGCCAAGGTTTGTGTAATTTGTTTTCAGTtctaagttatttatttattttgttctttctttatgGATTCTTTTAAGTGAACGCCAATGTGATTCTTGCAGCATACTGTCCAAATATGGTGTCCATGGTTTCCCTACACTGTTCATTTTGAATTCTACGATGCGGGTTCGGTATCATGGGTCCCGGACCCTTGGCTCACTCATTGGTTTCTACAATGATGTTACTGGTAAGGCGCGCTTTTCTTTTTCCACTAATTATCCTTCCATTGGgattttgtgttgtaatcttgaTTTTTTCTTCATGTAAATCAATTGTAGCTGCAACTTTTACTTCAGATTCTCGCAAGTAATTCATTCAGTTCATGATGGAGTTTAGATTTGAATCATAGTGCTCAATCAATTTGTAAAGCTTTCAAAACATAAACACAACAAATATGATTGATTACATTAAAATCTGATTACCAAACATGATCCCATGGAAGAAATGGATGGATTTATCTGACACAAAAGAGGATATGTTGTATTCATTTCAATTAGTTGATTCATCTAAATAGATTGATTTGGTTATTAATTAAGcttaagtttttatatttgattgttGACATACTTTGGCTAGGCCTTATTTGTCCTGTACTTCAATCAAGTCATTACTCATTGCTACTGTGTCTTTCTCATTAAAAAGGGGAAACCGTTGTGGCTTGTGAGTGTGGGGGCATTAAACGTAAACATGCCATAAAAGAATGCATGAGCATGTTAAATGCAAGGGAATTTTAAATCCTACGTGGTTAAACCCACGGACCACAGTAAAAGTTTATCGTTGACAGACTTTGGTCATGCCTTATTTGTCCTGTAGTACGATCAAGTGATTACCATGTATTTCACATGAAAAGGGGAAACTGTTGTGACTTGGGAGTGTGGGGAAATAAAAAGTCCTGTAAGTACTGAATGgagtatttcaaaatttaagagaattttTAATGCAAGCAAATTTTATATCCTATGTGGTTAAACCCACAAATCACAGTATAGTCCCTGATTTATCTTCCTAATTTCAAAACCCTGCAAAATCCTCATTTTTGCACCTACATAATTTACTAAATTAGCCTGGGATACCATCATGCTACACCGCCCATTTCCCCTTGACAGAACTTGGATTTTCTTGCTCAAAGaagaataagataaaaaagaacaaGCACCAAAACAAAACATTATGATGGCACTCTTAACCCTGGTGATTCTGAAACTGAACCAACCTACAGAGGTCCTAAACTCATGGTGGTTGGATAAGGTGTTGCTTGTATTCAGCAAGGAAGATgatattttgtgaaaatatgCTGAGATACAACGCTAGAGTCTTAGTGAGAAGAAAGAgcattatttttgaatttggaaGTCGGAAATGTATCATTAAGTTTGCTCTTtgggaaggggggggggggggttgaatttcAGATTCTCTGTTTTTGGCTAAAAATGAGCCCATGAAATTTCCTAGGATGTTctaaattcttttgtttaaTATCCAAGTGAAGCATAAATGATTTTAGTTGTCTCAATAAATACATGACCTCTTTTAAATTGTTTGACCAAACAAACTGAGAATTTTGTAATCTTGTTATGCAGTAGcacatgttttcctttttttcttgtatttagTTCATTATTTGGCTGTCATTGTAGGGATTATGATTGATTCACTTGATCAGCTATCACTTGAGAAAATTGGTCGTTCATCTGCCGATGAGAGTCATGGTAACACCGAGCCAGAAAGTTGTCCATTTTCATGGGCTAGATCTCCAGAAAACTTACTACGTCAGGAAACTTATTTGGCTCTGGCCACTACATTTGTGGTTTTGAGATTACTATACTTGTTTTTCCCTACGCTGCTTATATGTATTCAATATACTTGGAGAAGGGTCATCCAAAATATTAGAATATGGAGCTTGCTTGAACATCCTTTGGTTTATTTGAAGCGCCTAACACAGTCATTTAACTGTTTGAAAGAGCCATGCAAGAGACGTAATCTGCAGGAAGGAGCAATGAATGCTAGAGCATGGGCTTCCAAGTCCCTTGCCACCGTTTCAATTGGAGAGGAAAGCAGCAGCCGTGGGATGCATCTGTGAGTTGACTGTACTGTGcaatttttcttcttgaaaTTGGAGATTAGAATATAACCTATGAAAGGCTTGGCTGCAAGTTATGCCATGTACTTTTGTTTCAGGATCATCTTCACACCCTCTGGCCTCGTGCTTAGTGGGGTCAATTATGTTACTGAATGATGTAAACGTCCCTTATATGTTCATATGATCAAGAAATACTTCATTCAGCGTTCTAGAAGATTGAGACTTCAATGTGTATAGTTTAAATGTAGCAAACTCGAGCTGAAATCTGCAATTCTTTGACTTGTATGTTTTCTTGAAGGTCAAATCATTTGATCGTCagttcttaaatttatttttgttgggaATGAAATGATTGTAAATCTCAAAAAAGTGATTGGATGCATTGTTGATGTACTCGGTGCGTGGTTATTTGTAgttcaaaaataataagatgGTGATAATCTGATCAAAATGACATAAGTAATTTATATCAAAATCTTTAGTAATCTGTTTTAATCTTTC encodes the following:
- the LOC114409281 gene encoding 5'-adenylylsulfate reductase-like 4, yielding MRMRVWGSEIVFALLLCGTLSCTAQAIHNRVSLSTTTTTICPARSLLDFILGFPDSTCPLPNSLGSIAVTEGDEVSLQKALNMVHKNNHEYVAVLFYASWCPFSRVFRSVFSVLSALHPSIPHFAIEESLVRPSILSKYGVHGFPTLFILNSTMRVRYHGSRTLGSLIGFYNDVTGIMIDSLDQLSLEKIGRSSADESHGNTEPESCPFSWARSPENLLRQETYLALATTFVVLRLLYLFFPTLLICIQYTWRRVIQNIRIWSLLEHPLVYLKRLTQSFNCLKEPCKRRNLQEGAMNARAWASKSLATVSIGEESSSRGMHL